The DNA sequence CTCCTACAGTGGCTAAGACAAAGGAACAGAATTGGACATCTGAACCCGTTTTTACCActacaattattttaacattaaatcacATCAGTaactaatcaatcaatcagttatttttatttatatagtgcttttgacaaaacagattgtatcaaagcactgaacattaTCAGATAGGAGAATAGAGCGATAGTAAGGAGAGATTAagcactatttttattataattattattatttaatgcagagACGGCCTCTATAATCAGTTCatcgataatcgctagaaataagcaaaaaaagtaagcaaggaaccaaaatccTGTTCATACAGAATGGAGTAAAAAACCCAGCacataatttccagttcaattttaagtgCATGTCAGACTGTGCATAAGAcctatagagagagagagtgagtgagtgtgtgtgtgtgtgtgtgtgtgtgtgtgtgtgtgtgtgtgtgtgtgtgtgtgtgtgtgtgtgtctggttccggtgatctgtccacggggctacttcctctaatgccaacatagttttctagtctttTCAAAAGAATGTTTTGGCCACTATGTTCAAATGCAGTGCtgagatctaatagcactaatgacgagatccgatgatagaagcaggtcattagtaactctaatgagagcagtctcagtactatggtatggtctGAATCCTGATTAGagatcctcacagacaccattttttcctacgaatgaatatagttgtgaggatactaccttttctagtatctttgacagaaaagggggATTAGAGATCAGTCTTTGGggtcaaaatgtgtttttttttttatgaaaggcttaactacagccagtttgaaggttttgagAACATGTCCTAATGACAAGGAGGACTTAATAATAATCTTATGGAAGCAGTTCTTTTGATAGTTTGGATAGAATAgtgtctaacatacatgttttggtttagatgatttatcAGTTTTACAATCATTTGCTCTCCTATAGTAGAGAATGAGTGTATTTTTTCGTCAGGGGATCTATAGTGCACtctgatgtgaaactgaagctgacggctgcatagttacaattttatctctgattgTATcgatcttagaagtaaagaagtTCATTCAAtctttagtcactgtattgaataaataccgtAATTATAAACAAGTTTGTTTTCCTGTAAAACAGAATATTCTTAATATATTGCTAGATAAAAttcagatctagcagtttttaatgctttcctGTACAATATGGTACTTTCCCACCAGGCTATATAGAATGCTTCTAGGTTGGTTTTTCTCCAGGtgcacttttattttctgtgaaagCATTTCCTCCAGATTATTTCTTCTGCTttgtaaagatatttattttttcttgctttccactttttctctctctctgtctctctctctctctctctctcggagGAAGTGGGCGTCTCTATATTCATCAGTTCATGTTGAACATGTGATCAGGAAGAAGAAACTCACAGAGTGAACACCCAGAGATTCAGAAGAACTGAATACAACAGAGAAgatcactgaagaagagaagaatgAAGATCATCTGGACTTTGACTCTGCTGATGATTCCTGGTGAGAATCTCAACTAAATCACTAAAACACCACGGAGACTTTAACAGTTAATGatgaatggatgttaaaatgatCTTCATTCTCATGTAAATATATCAGTGTTGTATTAAGATGCTGGTTTGTTGTAGGTGTGTTGGGCTTCAGAGTGACGGGATATTCAGGAGGAGGAGTCAGCATCACATGCAGATATGAGACACAATATAGAAACAATGCTAAGTATTTTTGTAGAGGACAGAATCCAGGATGTTCTGATCTCATCAAGACTGAAGAGAAAGATAGATGGGTTTATTCTGGAAGATTCTCTCTTTATGACAACACCAGTGCTGCAGTTTTCACTGTGAATATCAGAGATCTGAGAGAAGAGGATTCTGGGACGTATTGGTGTGCAGCTGATATCTCTTGGGATGCAGATTCCTACACTGAAGTCAATCTGAAAGTTTTAACAGGTGAGTAACTGAGACTCTAAACCTGTGATGATCATCAGCAGCACACTCAACACTGACTGATATTACTGAGGCTTGTAGGCTACATGTGATCCAAAACACCAGAAAATCAATAACCTTAAGTACTAATTAAAAGCTAAAGAGCAAATATATGAACACAGTGATAAAGAAGGAGTCGTGTGTGTCTCACTGTGTCAATCAGAGAAGATGAAGTGCTATTCTTCCTCAAAAACATCATCATCTTCACACTGATACTGAGTTTGTGTTCAACAGGTCAGAAGATCAGTGCTGTGTCGGGATATTCAGGAGGAAACGTCATTATAAACTACAAATATGAGATGTCACATATGAACCACATGAAATACATCTATAAAACTAGAGCAGATGGATTTCTTCctttaataaacactaaaagAGCAGCAGAATGGACACATGTGGGTCGATTCTCTGTTCATGACGACAGATCTGCTCGTCTCTTACGTGTGTTCATCACAGATCTGAATCTGAACGATTCTGGAGAATATAAGATTATAGTCCAAGTTTCTGAAGACTACAGTTTCTTCTCTGAGTTTCTCCTGAACATCATCGACGGTGAGCTGCTTTCATCTGTGTCTGTGGTGAACTGATGAATCTGTTGTTTAATGTGAACTTGGTTTGACTCTCAAACAGCTGATTGTTGTGAGAAGAGCATCAGTCTATCAGCTGCTGCAGGAACATCTGTGAACATCAGCTGCAAATACCCAGGATCCCACAGCGCCGACGTGAAGTTCATCTGCAGGAGATCTGGATCTGATCTCTGTGCTGAAGAGACGTCTGTGAAGGAGAGCAGAAGATGGAGCGCCGAGGGACAGATCCAGCTGTATGATGACCGAGAGCAGCGGCTCCTGACGGGAACCATCAGTCATGTGACTCCACGACATTCAGCTGAATACTGGTGTGGAGTTCAGTCTGATCAAGAACACAAGAGCTTCATCACACGAGTCCTCCTCAGAGTCACAGGTACAGATGACTTTCTCTCTCATATATCAGAAGGAAATCAAATCTACATTCAGCAGATCACTGTGTGTCTTATAATACATTAAACCCACGGTCTGTCTGAATActcaattctgattggctgacaggTGTGCATTAAAACCATTAATTGCACAAGTAGTTTGAAGTCAGTGTAAtcagtgttttatattaattgtataGCTATTTTTTTGCAAGAGAAAGGTAATAGCCTAGATACTTTAAATTCTACACTATATTCCTCAGGATAATGGTGgtaatattgcagttttttgAAATAACTAAACACTTTAATGTAGATAAAAACGAAGCTTTGTGTAGAATAATATTGTTCTCCTCGCTGAGAATCAGCACGCAATTCATCAGAggacagtgtttgtgttttattttttatttcagtctttaaaTGAACTTGAATTGTTATATATAGTTATCTGATTGTAGACTCACATCCCAGCTTACATTGTCTCTGTGAGTTTTACAAATAGCTGTTTAGATCATCTAATCTAATACCTATGAGCTAGAGCAGGGTGTAAACACCAGAAAACATCTGGACACTTTAAAAGCAGAGGTTGCTCTGTATCTGACATATTCTGTGTTCGGTGCTGCAGAAGATGGTCAGTTCTTCTTCAAGTCTGCTCTTCTGGATGCAGTTTGTAGTCACTTCATCAGTCTTGTTCTACAGTGAAGAAGCTGCAGTTAAAGATGATCATCTAGTAACCTGCTACGATCTGAGAAACAACAAACTTCAGTTTCACAAACTCACAgttcactgttttttttctgggtgTTTCTGTATCAGCAAACGGGAATTCTGGGTAATAAATGTGTGACAGGCATCAGTCACACATGAGACAAGTGATAGGTCTATGTGTGAAAAACAACCTTTAGAAAATGatggttttgttgttttattttacagatatcTTAGAAACATCAACACCATCATCtacttcatcatcatcatcatcatcattgtcgtcgtcatcatcatcttcactgCAGAGAATGTGTGTCAGAAACTGATAGATTTTAAAGGATTCAGATGGTCGTCTGAAACAAACCCTGACCATCAGATGACGCCCACACTGTGTGAACAGATCAAGTTTAGCCAACATTGAATATAAAGTCAGAGGAAAGCATTTCCTCCAGATGAGTCTGATTATTTCTTCTGCTGTGtaaagattaaatgttttttttcttgctttccgCAGTTTGTCACTTGTGTATGTAAGTCTTTAGATAAATACGTGATTTTCTATAGAactataattacaaaaataaaaagtgtgtattTTGTGCATCACTagcataatcataatcatatgAGTTTGCAGAATATTGATTTCAAAGATGTTGATGAAGTCAATTTTATTATGTGGAACTTTTtcagactgaaaaataaaaaaatagtcaaTTAATACTGTCAGGTTCAAgagatttcatttcatttcatctctctctctctctctctctctctctctctctctctctctttttctctctctgtctctctctctctctctctctctctctctctctctctttttctctctctgtctctctctcagaggAAGTAGGCGTCTCTATAACATTCATCAGTTCATGTTGAACATGTGTTCAGGAAGAAGAAACTCACAACTCATCTGAACACACAGAGATTCAGAAGAACTGAATACAAGAAgatcactgaagaagagaagaatgAAGATCATCTGGACTTTGACTCTGCTGATGATTCCTGGTGAGAATCTCAACTAAATCACTAAAACACCACGGAGACTTTAACAGTTAATGatgaatggatgttaaaatgatCTTCATTCTCATGTAAATATATCAGTGTTGTATTAAGATGCTGGTTTGTTGTAGGTGTGTTGGGCTTCAGAGTGACGGGATATTCAGGAGGAGGAGTCAGCATCACATGCAGATATGAGACACAATATAGAAACAATGCTAAGTATTTTTGTAGAGGACAGAATCCAGGATGCTCTGATCTCATCAAGACTGAAGAGAAAGATAGATGGGTTTATTCTGGAAGATTCTCTCTTTATGATAACACCAGTGCTGCAGTTTTCACTGTGAATATCAAAGATCTGAGAAAAGAAGATTCTGGGACGTATCAGTGTGTAGCTGATATCTCTTGGGCTGCAGATTCGTACACTGAAGTCAATCTGAAAGTTTTAACAGGTGAGTAACTGAGACTCTAAACCTGTGATGATCATCAGCAGCACACTCAACACTGACTGATATTACTGAGGCTTGTAGGCTACATGTGATCCAAAACACCAGAAAATCAATAACCTTAAGTACTAATTAAAAGCTAAAGAGCAGATATATGAACACAGTGATAAAGAAGGAGtcgtgtgtgtctctctgtgtcaaTCAGAGAAGATGAAGTGCCTTTCTTCCTCAAAAACATCATCATCTTCACACTGATACTGAGTTTGTGTTCATCAGGTCAGAAGATCAGTGCTGTGTCGGGATATTCAGGAGGAAACGTCATTATAAACTACAAATATGAGATGTCACATATGAACCACATGAAATACATCTATAAAACTAGAGCAGATGGATTTCTTCctttaataaacactaaaagAGCAGCAGAATGGACACATGTGGGTCGATTCTCTGTTCATGACGACAGATCTGCTCGTCTCTTACGTGTGTTCATCACAGATCTGAATCTGAACGATTCTGGAGAATATAAGATTATAGTCCAAGTTTCTGAAGACTATAGTTTCTTCTCTGAGTTTCTCCTGAACATCATCGACGGTGAGCTGCTTTCATCTGTTTCTGTGGTGAACTGATGAATCTGTTGTTTAATGTGAACTTGGTTTGACTCTCAAACAGCTCAAACAGTGTTTGGTGTCGCAGCATTAGACGACCGTTTTCAAGTCTTCtcattttcacagaaaaacCACAGGCGTTAGTTATGGAAAGTCAAACAAGCAGAATGTCGTTTTGTTTTCTGAGTGTATCAGCACAGATGAATTCTGGGTAGTGAATGTGCGAATGACATCAGCAACTCTTACATTTCCCGTTAGACACGTGATGTGTGgatggacaaaaaaaacattagaaattcattgttttattgctttttatacagacattgcaaaaacaactttgtcatcatcatcaacctcgtcttcctcctcctcatcatcatcatcatcatcatcatcatcatctgcttcttcatcttcatcatcatctgcttcttcatcttcatcatcatctgcttcttcatcttcatcatcagtcACATCTTCACTGAGCACTGAAATTCCCAAAACATCTTCTTCTAATGTGAAACCAGCAGGTGATGAAACACAAGCGTGTGATTCATGATGTAGTTCTGAccaaataattgtttatttattgatgttttttgtattgatttattattttttccacacAGTTTAACTTTAGTTTGTAGTCCTTTTAAACAGAGCCAGGTTAGAGTGATTTCGTGCTCAACACTCTGCTTAGGACAGTCTGTACATTCAGCTTTATATGAGCATACAGATGCGTAAGAGAGACAAGAGCTTGTGTGATTGTACAGCGTGAGTCCAGTTTCATGGTCTGGCCGGTCCTATCCTAAACATCAAGCTACACTCACGATATAAGTGATGCTCTGATTGATCTAATTGCTTCTCTTGTCTTTTCAGGTTCTTATCTGATCATCTTCCTGGTTCTGGTTGTTCTGGTTCTGATCGTCGTTGGTGTCTTGTTACTGTTCCTCTGTAAGAAGCATCAGTCTCGAGGTAAGGCTCCTTCTTAATGTCTTGAGATGCTCAAGACGCTCCCCTTATACTGAGTTCAAAACAAAGATGTGTTCGTGCTTTCAAACTTTGAATCAGTCGCCACCTGCAGGCTGCAACGAGAcgtgagaaaaacacagatattTGATGACGTGTACGGTAACACCAATGAAATATAAAGTAGTCATTAATTTAAGGCTCCTGTTTTTATCAGGCGGTGATTTGTCGACTCAGGCTGGAGCAGGAACACGTGAACCGGTTAGATCAGTTCAGAATTATATGTTCAATTAATTCTAATGCCTTCTATAAAGGAAATCTTCAGAGCTGCAATAactcctctgtctctcctcaGGTTTCTCACGGTGGTTCTGAGGagatgaaagacagacagaaacaattACCCACAAACCACTCTGATTCATTAAACACTGTTTATGCCGCTGCTCAATTACCCTTCATTGCATCTGCTGAGGATCTGAATTACACCGTGGTGAACTTCCAGAGGAAAGACTGCCCGGACAGAGTCAGATCGAGCAGTAATCAGGATTATAGTGAATATGCTGTTATCAGTCATCTCACTGACTGATGAGAAACAGCAGAACATCTCAATCAATGCAAAGCTTTGTTCAGGCTTTAATGTGTGGCATTTTTAATTTCtctgatttcatttttgatttatgtGCTTATTTGGTCACTGTTTGCACGTGTGTCCTCTAGATGTCCCAGTCACTTTATACGGTCTGAATGAAGATTCTAGATCTATATGTTTGTAGATATCtctaaaataatgcttttaaaacaaatttgaatGTGGAATATTTTATGTGAACACATATTATCATCACTTCTACTATTTTCTCTTGGAGGAAGTGGGCGTCTCTATAAGATTCATCAGTTCATGTTAAACATGTGTTCAGGAAGAAGAAACTCACAACTCATCTGAACACACAGAGATTCAGAAGAACTGAATACAACAGAGAAgatcactgaagaagagaagaatgAAGATCATCTGGACTTTGACTCTGCTGATGATTCCTGGTGAGAATCTCAACTAAATCACTCAAACACCACGGAGACTTTAACAGTTAATGatgaatggatgttaaaatgatCTTCATTCTCATGTAAATATATCAGTGTTGTATTAAGATGCTGGTTTGTTGTAGGTGTGTTGGGCTTCAGTGTGACGGGATATTCAGGAGGAGGAGTCAGCATCACATGCAGATATGAGACACAATATAGAAACAATGCTAAGTATTTTTGTAAAGGACAGAATCTAGGATGTTCTGATCTCATCAAGACTGAAATGAAAGATAGATGGGTTTATTCTGGAAGATTCTCTCTTTATGATAACACCAGTGCTGCAGTTTTCACTGTGAATATCAAAGATCTGAGAGAAGAGGATTCTGGAACATATCAGTGTGTAGCTGATATCTCTTGGGCTGCAGATTCCTACACTGAAGTCAATCTGAAAGTTTTAACAGGTGAGTAACTGAGACTCTAAACCATGGcaaatataatgtgtttttattgtgcaatCTCAGATATACACTCACAACATTATGGACGTCTCAATCAACTGCAAAAACCCATAattttgtgaatcattttatCCACTGGTCTTTCAGTAGCTCTGCGATGCGTATCTTCACACATTgtgcaattgaaaaaaaaatcacatgtacTGTGTACTTTCAACTTTGTTTGGATTTCATTTTCTCCTatgactttaaaatcaaatgacATTGGGTCTCATTATTATTCAATAGCCAGTTGTTTCAGTAGATAAGACCTGGCTGGGATTGTGTAGAGCTGTCGTCGGCTACATTAGCTGTTATACTGTACATTGAGTTGTTGTTGTAGTATTTACTGCACATGTAATTTTCTTGTGAAAGGCTCCAGCAGTGTGTGAAAGCAGGAACTGGACATCTAGAGACGGTTTGAAAATGTGTGGTAATTTGGTATTACAGCATTATTTGTTCATCTGACCTCAGTATTTGTTATTTGGATGTTCAGTAGAAGAGCAGTGTTCGAGTATTTCTTTACTATACTTTTACTGCGAATAAGAAATCTTGCAGATCAAAATACTGAAATGGTTTTTGTCTTCAActgttttgtgttaattttgCTCTTGCACTCAAGTTAAAATGAAGAActtgtggttttgttttctcgTCGTCTCAGCGAACATGAATTCAGGATAGAGGATGTGTGAATTATATCAGTCACAAACATATTACTGAGATCTGTGTGCcaaaaacaaatagtttttcACTTTATGTCATTGTTTAGACAAAGATGTTTCAAAAACgacatcatcaccatcatcatcatcatcgtcgtcgtcgtcgtcgtctgTTTTCAAAGCATCAGAGTCTCCTCTCGTGTTACAAGGTGGCTGTGtgataaaatctaaatatcttCCTCTCAAAGTGATGCTCTGATTGATCTGAATGTTCCTCCTGTGTTTTCAGACTCTTCTCTGATCATCTCTCTGGTTCTGGTTCTTCTGGTTCTGATCATCGTTGGTGTCTTCTTACTGGTTTTCTGTAAAAAGATTCGGTCTGGAGGTAAAACTCCTTTAGACACTAGACTCCTTTCAGAAACTGCTTCATATCAGGTTTAAAATGAAGATGTGTTTTTCACTTTGATTCTACAACTACACAAAACACATATCTGATGATGTGTGAAAACGTTTCCAGTAGATATCAGCACTGAAATGAGAAAgagttat is a window from the Puntigrus tetrazona isolate hp1 chromosome 1, ASM1883169v1, whole genome shotgun sequence genome containing:
- the LOC122350752 gene encoding polymeric immunoglobulin receptor-like, with protein sequence MKIIWTLTLLMIPGVLGFRVTGYSGGGVSITCRYETQYRNNAKYFCRGQNPGCSDLIKTEEKDRWVYSGRFSLYDNTSAAVFTVNIRDLREEDSGTYWCAADISWDADSYTEVNLKVLTGQKISAVSGYSGGNVIINYKYEMSHMNHMKYIYKTRADGFLPLINTKRAAEWTHVGRFSVHDDRSARLLRVFITDLNLNDSGEYKIIVQVSEDYSFFSEFLLNIIDADCCEKSISLSAAAGTSVNISCKYPGSHSADVKFICRRSGSDLCAEETSVKESRRWSAEGQIQLYDDREQRLLTGTISHVTPRHSAEYWCGVQSDQEHKSFITRVLLRVTDILETSTPSSTSSSSSSSLSSSSSSSLQRMCVRN
- the LOC122350721 gene encoding cell wall integrity and stress response component 3 isoform X1, which gives rise to MKIIWTLTLLMIPGVLGFRVTGYSGGGVSITCRYETQYRNNAKYFCRGQNPGCSDLIKTEEKDRWVYSGRFSLYDNTSAAVFTVNIKDLRKEDSGTYQCVADISWAADSYTEVNLKVLTGQKISAVSGYSGGNVIINYKYEMSHMNHMKYIYKTRADGFLPLINTKRAAEWTHVGRFSVHDDRSARLLRVFITDLNLNDSGEYKIIVQVSEDYSFFSEFLLNIIDDIAKTTLSSSSTSSSSSSSSSSSSSSSSASSSSSSSASSSSSSSASSSSSSVTSSLSTEIPKTSSSNVKPAGSYLIIFLVLVVLVLIVVGVLLLFLCKKHQSRGGDLSTQAGAGTREPVSHGGSEEMKDRQKQLPTNHSDSLNTVYAAAQLPFIASAEDLNYTVVNFQRKDCPDRVRSSSNQDYSEYAVISHLTD
- the LOC122350721 gene encoding CMRF-35-like molecule 4 isoform X2, with the translated sequence MKIIWTLTLLMIPGVLGFRVTGYSGGGVSITCRYETQYRNNAKYFCRGQNPGCSDLIKTEEKDRWVYSGRFSLYDNTSAAVFTVNIKDLRKEDSGTYQCVADISWAADSYTEVNLKVLTDIAKTTLSSSSTSSSSSSSSSSSSSSSSASSSSSSSASSSSSSSASSSSSSVTSSLSTEIPKTSSSNVKPAGSYLIIFLVLVVLVLIVVGVLLLFLCKKHQSRGGDLSTQAGAGTREPVSHGGSEEMKDRQKQLPTNHSDSLNTVYAAAQLPFIASAEDLNYTVVNFQRKDCPDRVRSSSNQDYSEYAVISHLTD
- the LOC122350762 gene encoding CMRF35-like molecule 2 isoform X1; translated protein: MKIIWTLTLLMIPGVLGFSVTGYSGGGVSITCRYETQYRNNAKYFCKGQNLGCSDLIKTEMKDRWVYSGRFSLYDNTSAAVFTVNIKDLREEDSGTYQCVADISWAADSYTEVNLKVLTDKDVSKTTSSPSSSSSSSSSSSVFKASESPLVLQDSSLIISLVLVLLVLIIVGVFLLVFCKKIRSGASDLSSQSGAGKHELDSHTVCVYEDIKDSLPTNPSVSPDCVYATVQKESQTFITSAEDLNYAVVNFQKDCPDRVRSRNDQDYTEYAAISYLHA
- the LOC122350762 gene encoding CMRF35-like molecule 2 isoform X2 encodes the protein MKIIWTLTLLMIPGVLGFSVTGYSGGGVSITCRYETQYRNNAKYFCKGQNLGCSDLIKTEMKDRWVYSGRFSLYDNTSAAVFTVNIKDLREEDSGTYQCVADISWAADSYTEVNLKVLTDSSLIISLVLVLLVLIIVGVFLLVFCKKIRSGASDLSSQSGAGKHELDSHTVCVYEDIKDSLPTNPSVSPDCVYATVQKESQTFITSAEDLNYAVVNFQKDCPDRVRSRNDQDYTEYAAISYLHA